The sequence below is a genomic window from Providencia rettgeri.
CAGCTACCAAGCAATGGGCGTCTCTCTCGTTATTCACCCGCTCAATCCTTATATTCCAACAACCCACGCTAATGTCCGTTTCTTTATTGCGGAAAAAGAAGGTTGTGAGCCCGTTTGGTGGTTTGGTGGCGGCTTTGATCTCACCCCTTTCTATGGTTTTCATGACGATGTCATCCACTGGCACACCGTTGCTCGTGATTTATGTCGTCCTTATGGGCATGATGTTTATCCTAAATATAAAAATTGGTGTGATGAATATTTCTTCCTGAAACATAGAAATGAACCTCGTGGTGTTGGCGGCCTATTTTATGACGACCTTAACCAAGGTGGGTTTGAATCTTGTTTTGACTTCACCCAAGCAGTTGGCAATGGCTTTTTAGATGCTTATGTGCCTATTGTTGAAAAACGCCGAGAGTATTCATGGGGTGAACGAGAACGCCAATTTCAATTATATCGCCGTGGCCGTTACGTAGAATTCAACTTAGTGTGGGACAGAGGTACATTATTTGGCTTACAAAGTGGAGGCCGAACAGAATCCATCTTAATGTCAATGCCACCGCTTGCTCGTTGGGAATATGACTATCACCCAGAACCGAATAGCAAAGAGGCCGCTCTCTATACTGAATTTTTAATCCTAAATAAAGAGTGGGTTTCGCCATAATTAATGACACTGGTTTATAAATTAAGGTAGAAAGATAACTGTTCTACCTTTCTAATATAAAATAACAGCAATTGACTTTAAAGCTTATATATCAACTAGTTACAAAATTATCACAACAGATTATGATTCCATTTCACCCAACTGAATGGAGTTATAATATGAATCAATTTTTAGGCCGTTCGTTACTCTCACCTTGTTTATTGGCCAACTTAGTAACTAAAGCAGGTCATAATGACTTAAAATCAACGCTCACACATATCAATGATATTATGAGCCGAACCTATTCACATGAAGATGCATTACTTCATCGCAATAATCTTTCATCTTGTCCTATAGATACAACAGGAAAGCGTTATAACCGCTTTATTCGTGACGCTCAAGTCCCCGTTCCATATAAGCACCACTGGCATTCCGACCTACCAATCTGTGAACGTTCAGGGCTTTCTCCTGATAGTCATATGCCACATGATGATTATGCTGTCATTATGTGCGAAGACGACACTCAAGCACCCTCAAGACCCGCGGGGCAAGTATTTAATTCAATTGGCGTTATTCGCACCTTTTTTAAGGAAAAATTAAATATTGATCAAATTTTTGGCTGTTCTGCTGATATTAATGCGGTTATTCATTATGGAACAAACTATGCTAACGCATTTTGGAATTCTCAAGCTATTTTCTTTGGTGACGGGGATGGAATCGTTTTTGGTCCATTCTATAACGACATTGATATAATCGCTCACGAACTTGCTCATGGTTTTATTAGTTCAAAAGCTGATTTTAGATACTCTTTCCAGTCTGGAGCACTGAATGAGTCCGTCGCGGACGTACTTGGGATTATGGTGAAGCAATATTTGAACAATGAAACCGCGGATACATCCAGCTGGTTGCTTGGTGAAAATTTATTTATTGACCAAATAAATGCGCCTGCACTGCGTTCGATGATAAATCCAGGCGACGCTTATTATCTTTCTGATGACATTAGAGATCCACAAGTTGGCCATATGGCTCAATATCAAGATTTACCTATTTTTATTGATAATGGTGGCGTACATATTAATTCAGGCATTCCAAATAAAGCCTTTTACCTATTAGCCAAAAGCCTTGGCGGCTATACATGGGATATTGCGGGTAAAATTTGGCTTGAGGCCGTATCTGACAAACGCGTAACCTCGAAGGCGACCTTCATCGAATTTGCAGATGCAACGATCCGTGCAGCTAAGAAATTGTTTGATGATAATATCGCACAAAAAACACAACAGAGTTGGCTAGATGTTGGGTTGAAAGTTAATCTGTAGTAATCAATATCACTAGACAACATTAAACTATTTAAGATCCATTTTCTGAAAAACTAAAGGCCGATATTAAAGAGCATTCGCTAACTCTTTCAATCAGCCTTATTAACCAAACCTGCACGTCAACGTTTTTTCTTTTTTCTACCTGGTTGTGTAAATTTTTTACGTGTCGGGTTTTCTGTTTTTGCTTTTGGTTTACTTGGCGATGCTTGCTTTGTATTCCCTTTAGTCGCAGAAGTGGATTTCTTTGGCTTTTTCAATTTCACGTCTGACTCAGATTTTTCCATCATATCAAATAATTCAATCAGTTCGTCATCCGTTAAATCTCGCCACTCACCGACAGGAATACCAGTCAACCTGACATTCATGATACGAACACGTTCAAGTTTAGTGACGTCAAAACCAAAATGCTCACACATACGACGAATTTGACGGTTTAACCTTTGCACAAGCGTAATTCTAAAAACAAAAGGCGCTTCTTTCTTAACCTTACATTTTTTAGTCATTGTACCGAGGATCGGGACACCAGCCCCCATGCCACGGATAAAATCATCTGTAATGGGTTTATTGACGGTAACTAAATACTCTTTCTCATGAGAGTTTCCAGCCCGTAAAATTTTATTCACCAAATCCCCATGATTAGTGAGAAAAATTAACCCTTGAGAGTCTTTATCTAAGCGGCCAATTGGGAAAATTCGGGTGCTGTGATTAACATAATCAACAATATTATCTTTTTCGCCACTCTCCGTCGTACTGACAATACCGACAGGCTTATTGAGTGCGATTAACACTAAATCTTCTTCATTACGCGGCTCAATTAATTGCCCATTAACTTTTACTACGTCACCCGAAAAAACTTGGTCGCCAATTCCTGCACGCTTACCATTAATAAATACATTACCTTGCTCAATATAACGGTCAGCTTCACGTCTTGAGCAAATACCACTTTCACTAATATATTTGTTTAAACGTGTAGAAGAACGAGTATCCATAATTTCCCTCAATTACTTATCCCCCTGCAGCCCTATTTTTATCTATTTTGGCAGCACAGGCACAATGTTAATTTTCCAAACCTTCGAAGTCAGTAATATAGTAAAAAGCCGTAACATCATAATTTTGTTACGGCTTTTTATAAGGTTAATAAACCTTAATTAACTAACGTTTTTTCATATGTTGCATTAAACGTTTACGCTTACGTAATTGCGTTGGCGTTAATTTATTTTTCTTATCTGCATAAGGGTTTTCACCCTCTTTAAACAGAATTCGAATTGGCGTTCCCATCACTTGTAATGAACGACGGAAGTAATTCATCAAATAACGCTTATAGCTGTCGGGTAAATCGGAGACTTGGTTACCGTGGATCACCACAATCGGTGGGTTGTGCCCACCTGCATGCGCATATTTCATTTTCACACGACGACCACGGATAAGCGGTGGCTGGTGCTCATCTTCAGCCATCTTCATGATGCGAGTTAACAGTGCCGTACCGACTCGACGAGTTGCTGACTCGTAAGCTTCTTGCACTGATTCAAATAGGTTCCCCACCCCACTACCATGCAGCGCAGAAATAAAGTGAATACGCGCGAAATCAATAAAACCAAGACGCAGTTCAAGCATGTCTTTTACGTGTTCGCGATCTTCTGGTTTCATACCGTCCCATTTATTGACCGCAATCACCAATGAACGTCCCGCATTGAGGATAAAACCAAGTAAAGACAAATCTTGGTCTGAGATACCTTCACGTGCATCAATAACTAATAATACGACGTTCGCATCTTCAATCGCTTGTAATGTTTTAATTACAGAAAATTTTTCGACTGTTTCTGTGACTTTACCGCGTTTACGTACACCTGCTGTGTCAATCAGGATATATTCACGCTCATCGCGTTCCATTGGAATATAAATGCTATCACGGGTTGTCCCAGGCATATCAAACACGATAACTCTATCTTCACCCAATATCCGGTTGGTTAATGTGGATTTACCTACGTTCGGACGACCAACAATGGCTAATTTAATCGGTAAAGTTGTTGGGTCAAAGTCATCTTCTTCATCTTCATCAAGCTCACCTTGTGCTTCTAATTCAGCCCAATAAGCCGCATTTTCTTCTTCTTCGGTCAGCTCAACGTCTTCTTCGACTTCACCAATAAACGGTTTCAACGATTGTTCTATTAACTGAGTAACACCACGGCCGTGTGATGCGGCGATAGGATGAATTTCCCCTAAGCCAAGAGAGTAAAAATCCCCAATTGCCGTTGTGACATCAATACCATCTGTTTTGTTTGCAACTAAATATGTTTTTTTCTTGCGACTACGAAGATGTTTGGCAATACCTTCGTCCGCAGGCATTAGCCCAGATCTTGCATCAACCATAAACAGAACAATATCGGCCTCTTCAATGGCTTGCAAGGACTGTGCGGCCATGTGCGTTTCTACGCCTTCCTCAGTCCCATCGATACCACCCGTGTCGATAATAATGAATTCATGCCCTTCAACTTCAGCACGACCATATTTGCGATCACGAGTCAGACCGGGAAAGTCCGCTACTAATGCGTCACGGGTACGGGTTAAACGGTTAAATAACGTGGATTTTCCTACGTTTGGACGCCCTACCAGCGCTACGACGGGTATCATTCTTAGATGCCTCACAACTTTTATTAACTAAAGGAATTCTGAGGCTTTAACTCAGAAAACAAAAAAACGAAACGGCTCCTGTCTTCAGGAACCGTTGATTTTATCGATAAATTGGCGGTTTGTCAGAAAATTAACGTGTTAACAGGTAAACTGTTCCGTTTTTTGTCTGAACCATTAGCTTATCACTCGCAACGACTGGGCGACTGTGAATACCGGAGCTGTTTAATTTGTTTTGCGCAACAAACCCACCCGTATTCATATCTAACCAATGCAGGTAGCCTTCTTTATCACCGACAACAAGGTAACCATTATACATTTCTGGCGCCGATAACCCACGATTTAACAGGTCTTCCTGTGTCCATAGCGTCACACCGTCGCTTTTACGAACAGATAATACGCGGTCATTTTGATCTACGAGATACAGGTTTTCACCAGACATCACCATGTTATTGATTGAGCCCAAATCACGTTTCCACAGAATTTGACCGGAACGCATATCCAGTGCCGCCAATGTGCCATTATAAGCAATCGCATACACTTTACCGTCATCAATAATTGGTGTCATATCGACATCATTTAAGCGGCCGATTTCTGTCGAGCTTGTCACTTGCGAAATACGTTGTTGCCAAATTAATTGACCTTGAGACAACAGCACTGCACTAACACGACCGTTATCCCCACCGACAATCGCAGCACCAAAAGCCACCGCAGGAGCAGATTCACCACGTAATGACAACGATGGAGTATCCATGTTAACGGTCCATTTGATTTCACCGCTATTGACATCTAAAGCTTGCAGTTGACCATTACTGGTGTGAATAATAACAAGATCGTTACTCACTACCGGTTTAGAGAGGGCTTCACCTGCAACTTCGACATCCCAAACAACTTGGCCATCTTCTTTGTTCAGAGCAATTACGGTTCCGCGCTCTGTACCCACAAAGATTTTGTCGCCATCAACAGTTAAACCGCCTGACAGTAACGCAGACAAGTTAGCAGAAAGAAAACCTGTTCGTTTAGATAAATCGACTGACCAGAGTTCTTTACCGCTATCGAGTTCAAAGGCTTTAACTAAACCTTTGCGGTCTGCTGCATAAACCGCTGAACCGTCCCAAGCAGGTGATAATTCAGAATAAAATTGTTCAACACCATTTCCGACAGATTTATCCCAAACAATTGATGGGCTGAATTGATTTTCAACCTGTGGAAGTGGCGCCATGATAATAGAATCAGTTTCGCTGGAACAACCGGCAAGTAAAGCTGAAGCGACTAGGCCAACTAAAAGTGTTTTGCGCAACTGCATGTTTGTCGTTTCCTTTCTTCTTATGAATTAGATACGTTGTTCAACTTCAGAGTCAAAATACCTCTAATAGATTGAGAGCCTTCACTTTCTAACCCCTGAGCGTAAGCCGCTTTCGCACCTGCTTTATCGCCCTTATGGAGTAAAGCATCACCACGGACATCCTGTGCCGTTGCTTGCCATGATTTACTTTTAATATTTGCAACTGAGGCTATCGCGCCATCAGCGTTACCTTGAGCCAATTGGACTCGCGCTAAACGCAGGTTAATTAAATCTTGCATATCTGCGGTTTTTGCCTTCGCTAGTGCATTGGTCAAAGCAGTTTGTGCGTTAGCTAAATCACCTTTATCTACAGCAATTTGCGCAAGCTCTAAACCCATCATCGCACTGTATACATCGTCAGTTTCAGCCGCGAATTTTTGTGCTGCAACAATACCTTGTTCTGAACCCGAACGTAGCTGAGTGTTTACTGCTTCAAACTTTTGAGCGCTTTCTTGCAGTACATTGATTTTATGTGATTGCCAGTAGTTCCAACCAAATACACCACCAACACCAATTACGAGGCCAACAACTAATGCCACGCCATTATTCGCAAAGAAGCGTTTAATCGCATCGACTTGATCATTTTCGTTTGTATAGACTTCCACTTGTCTCTCCTTAACCTAATAACTCGGCGATGCGTGACGCCATAAGTTGCTGCGAAATGGTTTCTTGTACGCCTGTGCGTAAATCTTTCAATGTGACTTGGTTATTTTGAATTTCATCTTCCCCCAAGATCAGAGCAATTTTAGCGCCTTGTTTATCCGCTCTTGCTAACTGTTTCTTGAAGTTACCACCACCATGGTTAGTCATTAACCGCAGTGTCGGGAGTGCATCTCGCACTTTTTCGGCCACTAATATCGCTGCTTGTTGGCTATTTTCGCCAAATGAAGCAAGATAAACATCAGCTACTGAAGCATCCGCTGTAAATTCAGGATTCACTTCTTGAACTAATAACACCATGCGTTCCATACCCATGGCAAAACCCACTGCAGGTGTTGCACGACCGCCTAATTGTTCAACTAAGCCATCATAACGGCCACCCGCGCAAACTGTACCCTGTGAGCCCAACGCCGTTGTTACCCATTCAAAAACAGTGCGGTTATAGTAGTCAAGACCACGAACTAAGCGCTGATTAACACGGTATTGAACACCAGCGGCTTCTAACAGCTTGCATAAGCCATCAAAATGCTCACGTGATTCGACATCAAGGTAATCAAACAGTTCAGGTGCATCATTCAATAAAGTCTGAACGCCTTGATTTTTGGAGTCCAAAACACGCAGAGGGTTCGTATACATCCGGCGTTTACAATCTTCATCCAGCTTGTCTTTATGCTGTTCTAAGAAAGCAACTAGAGCCTCACGGTAATTAGCACGCGCTTCTAATGAGCCAATCGAGTTCAGCTCTAATGTCACATGCTCACTAATACCTAACGCTTTCCACCAGCGTGCTGTCATTAAAATCACTTCGGCATCGATATCCGGGCCAGCAAGCCCAAAAACTTCAGCTCCTAACTGGTGAAATTGACGATAACGACCTTTTTGTGGACGCTCATAACGGAACATAGGGCCTAAATACCACAAACGCTGTTCCTGATTGTACAGCAAACCATGCTCAATACCGGCACGGACACAACCTGCGGTATTTTCAGGGCGTAATGTCAGACTTTCATCATTACGGTCATTGAAAGTGTACATTTCTTTTTCAACGACATCCGTCACTTCACCTATCGCTCTGCGAAATAGCGGGGTCTGCTCTACAATCGGGGTACGAATTTCACTAAAACCATAACCCTGTAAAATATTTTTTAATGTTGCTTCGATTTTCTGCCATACACGCGTGTCAGCTGGCAAGTAATCATTCATGCCGCGAATGGCTTGGATATTTTTTCCCACTTTATTTCTCTATTTTCAGAATTACATAAGTTTGATTATAAGAGCGAAATATCATCTGGTTCAATCAACAAACATCAATTACTGATACTAATCGGGATTTATCTGTCAATTTGTACGGTGAGCGACCGATTTTAGAAAAAAATGCGGATAATTGATATAGTGTTTGTTCTAAATACGCCAAACGACTCTGCAAGTCGCTTGGCATTAAACAGACAACATTAATCTTTTAAGTTGACTTCAATCCGTCTACTTTCATCCATCATCGCTGCTTTAGCTCGAATTTTAGCCTCTAACTGGTCGATAATATTGTCATTATCAAAGCGCTCTTTTTGACGTTTACCGTCTTCATAAAAACCGCTCTTGGTTTTTGCACCTGCAACACCTAAGGTCGACACCTCCGCTTCACCAGGGCCATTAACCACACAACCAATAATCGACACATCCATTGGTGTAATGATGTCTTCTAAACGCTGCTCTAATTCATTCACGGTACCTATCACGTCAAACTCTTGCCGTGAACACGTTGGACAAGCAATAAAATTAATGCCACGCGAACGAATACGCAGTGATTTTAAGATATCAAAACCGACTTTAACCTCTTCAACCGGGTCTGCTGCTAAAGAAATACGCAAGGTATCACCGATACCTTCAGACAGTAGCATTCCTAAACCAATTGCCGATTTTACTGAGCCTGCACGTGCACCACCGGCCTCGGTGATCCCTAAATGCAGTGGTTGATCGATTTTATTCGCTAATAAACGGTAGGAGCCGACAGCGAGAAACACATCTGATGCTTTTACACTGACTTTAAACTGGTCGAAA
It includes:
- the hemF gene encoding oxygen-dependent coproporphyrinogen oxidase, which translates into the protein MNYPDIDRVKSYLQSLQETICQKITELDGKETFLEQTWERSEGGGGRSRVLTKGALFEQAGVNFSHIKGEKLPASASAHRPELAGRSYQAMGVSLVIHPLNPYIPTTHANVRFFIAEKEGCEPVWWFGGGFDLTPFYGFHDDVIHWHTVARDLCRPYGHDVYPKYKNWCDEYFFLKHRNEPRGVGGLFYDDLNQGGFESCFDFTQAVGNGFLDAYVPIVEKRREYSWGERERQFQLYRRGRYVEFNLVWDRGTLFGLQSGGRTESILMSMPPLARWEYDYHPEPNSKEAALYTEFLILNKEWVSP
- a CDS encoding M4 family metallopeptidase, whose protein sequence is MNQFLGRSLLSPCLLANLVTKAGHNDLKSTLTHINDIMSRTYSHEDALLHRNNLSSCPIDTTGKRYNRFIRDAQVPVPYKHHWHSDLPICERSGLSPDSHMPHDDYAVIMCEDDTQAPSRPAGQVFNSIGVIRTFFKEKLNIDQIFGCSADINAVIHYGTNYANAFWNSQAIFFGDGDGIVFGPFYNDIDIIAHELAHGFISSKADFRYSFQSGALNESVADVLGIMVKQYLNNETADTSSWLLGENLFIDQINAPALRSMINPGDAYYLSDDIRDPQVGHMAQYQDLPIFIDNGGVHINSGIPNKAFYLLAKSLGGYTWDIAGKIWLEAVSDKRVTSKATFIEFADATIRAAKKLFDDNIAQKTQQSWLDVGLKVNL
- the rluF gene encoding 23S rRNA pseudouridine(2604) synthase RluF, translating into MDTRSSTRLNKYISESGICSRREADRYIEQGNVFINGKRAGIGDQVFSGDVVKVNGQLIEPRNEEDLVLIALNKPVGIVSTTESGEKDNIVDYVNHSTRIFPIGRLDKDSQGLIFLTNHGDLVNKILRAGNSHEKEYLVTVNKPITDDFIRGMGAGVPILGTMTKKCKVKKEAPFVFRITLVQRLNRQIRRMCEHFGFDVTKLERVRIMNVRLTGIPVGEWRDLTDDELIELFDMMEKSESDVKLKKPKKSTSATKGNTKQASPSKPKAKTENPTRKKFTQPGRKKKKR
- the der gene encoding ribosome biogenesis GTPase Der, with amino-acid sequence MIPVVALVGRPNVGKSTLFNRLTRTRDALVADFPGLTRDRKYGRAEVEGHEFIIIDTGGIDGTEEGVETHMAAQSLQAIEEADIVLFMVDARSGLMPADEGIAKHLRSRKKKTYLVANKTDGIDVTTAIGDFYSLGLGEIHPIAASHGRGVTQLIEQSLKPFIGEVEEDVELTEEEENAAYWAELEAQGELDEDEEDDFDPTTLPIKLAIVGRPNVGKSTLTNRILGEDRVIVFDMPGTTRDSIYIPMERDEREYILIDTAGVRKRGKVTETVEKFSVIKTLQAIEDANVVLLVIDAREGISDQDLSLLGFILNAGRSLVIAVNKWDGMKPEDREHVKDMLELRLGFIDFARIHFISALHGSGVGNLFESVQEAYESATRRVGTALLTRIMKMAEDEHQPPLIRGRRVKMKYAHAGGHNPPIVVIHGNQVSDLPDSYKRYLMNYFRRSLQVMGTPIRILFKEGENPYADKKNKLTPTQLRKRKRLMQHMKKR
- the bamB gene encoding outer membrane protein assembly factor BamB, producing MQLRKTLLVGLVASALLAGCSSETDSIIMAPLPQVENQFSPSIVWDKSVGNGVEQFYSELSPAWDGSAVYAADRKGLVKAFELDSGKELWSVDLSKRTGFLSANLSALLSGGLTVDGDKIFVGTERGTVIALNKEDGQVVWDVEVAGEALSKPVVSNDLVIIHTSNGQLQALDVNSGEIKWTVNMDTPSLSLRGESAPAVAFGAAIVGGDNGRVSAVLLSQGQLIWQQRISQVTSSTEIGRLNDVDMTPIIDDGKVYAIAYNGTLAALDMRSGQILWKRDLGSINNMVMSGENLYLVDQNDRVLSVRKSDGVTLWTQEDLLNRGLSAPEMYNGYLVVGDKEGYLHWLDMNTGGFVAQNKLNSSGIHSRPVVASDKLMVQTKNGTVYLLTR
- a CDS encoding YfgM family protein; protein product: MEVYTNENDQVDAIKRFFANNGVALVVGLVIGVGGVFGWNYWQSHKINVLQESAQKFEAVNTQLRSGSEQGIVAAQKFAAETDDVYSAMMGLELAQIAVDKGDLANAQTALTNALAKAKTADMQDLINLRLARVQLAQGNADGAIASVANIKSKSWQATAQDVRGDALLHKGDKAGAKAAYAQGLESEGSQSIRGILTLKLNNVSNS
- the hisS gene encoding histidine--tRNA ligase → MGKNIQAIRGMNDYLPADTRVWQKIEATLKNILQGYGFSEIRTPIVEQTPLFRRAIGEVTDVVEKEMYTFNDRNDESLTLRPENTAGCVRAGIEHGLLYNQEQRLWYLGPMFRYERPQKGRYRQFHQLGAEVFGLAGPDIDAEVILMTARWWKALGISEHVTLELNSIGSLEARANYREALVAFLEQHKDKLDEDCKRRMYTNPLRVLDSKNQGVQTLLNDAPELFDYLDVESREHFDGLCKLLEAAGVQYRVNQRLVRGLDYYNRTVFEWVTTALGSQGTVCAGGRYDGLVEQLGGRATPAVGFAMGMERMVLLVQEVNPEFTADASVADVYLASFGENSQQAAILVAEKVRDALPTLRLMTNHGGGNFKKQLARADKQGAKIALILGEDEIQNNQVTLKDLRTGVQETISQQLMASRIAELLG
- the ispG gene encoding flavodoxin-dependent (E)-4-hydroxy-3-methylbut-2-enyl-diphosphate synthase, which produces MHNESPIKRRKSTRINVGSVPVGDGAPIAVQSMTNTRTTDVEATVRQIKSLERVGVDIVRVSVPTMDAAEAFKLIKQQVSVPLVADIHFDYRIALKVAEYGVDCLRINPGNIGSEERIRQVVDCARHYNIPIRIGVNGGSLEKDIQEKYGEPTPEALVESAMRHVDILDRLNFDQFKVSVKASDVFLAVGSYRLLANKIDQPLHLGITEAGGARAGSVKSAIGLGMLLSEGIGDTLRISLAADPVEEVKVGFDILKSLRIRSRGINFIACPTCSRQEFDVIGTVNELEQRLEDIITPMDVSIIGCVVNGPGEAEVSTLGVAGAKTKSGFYEDGKRQKERFDNDNIIDQLEAKIRAKAAMMDESRRIEVNLKD